The region CTGCCGTGGTTCCTGGCCGAGGTCCGGGGCAAGAGCCTGCTGTATGCCGACGTGAGCGAATATGGCTACACGTGGATGTTGGTCTCGACGGTGCTGTACATGGCCTTCAACGACATTGGCATCTACTGGATTCATCGCCTTGAGCACCACCCCAGTATCTACAAATATATCCACAAGCCGCATCACAAGTGGATCGGTGAGCAGGACATGCCCGCCAGTGGCGCCCACCGCCCATGCTGACCGTCCGTCACCATTAGTTCCCACACCAtgggctgccctggcctTTCATCCGCTCGACGGATATGTGCAGTCCATGCCATACCAGTACGTCTCTCCCACCTCAGTGACCGTCCCTAGCGCTTGCCGCCCTTGTATTGACACTTGACGAATAGTATATTTCCTTTCATCTGCCCAATCCAACGATATCTCTACCTGGTCCTCTTCGTGGGCGTCCAGATCTGGACCATCCTCAttcacgacggcgacatgatCACGGGCCACTGGACCGAAAAGTTCATCAACAGCCCTGCCCACCACACCCTCCACCATATATACTTCACGGTCAACTACGGCCAGTACTTTACCTGGGCCGATAGCTATTTTGGCTCCCACAGGGCACCGGACCCAGCTCTCGACCCTCTGCACGATGCACTCAAGGTGATGCGCGCCAAAGGGCTGGTGGACGAGCAGGGCAACCCCATCAAGAAGCCCAAGGACGAATAATCCACATTCCTTTTGTTGCGGGGGGGGTAGACTCGTTTCATGACATTTGAAAGCCTGTTTGTTCGAATCGCAGCTCTTGCAGCAGCATAATATCTCACCCTTGGTCGGTGGCGCCAAGAAGTGAGTCAGGGTGTTGGGTATTTCGACCTTGCCAGGGGCCATGGTGAGAGGACGAAGGGCCTTGGAAATATGTATTATACGGAATCAACGTTCTTTCAATGCGAGAGAGAAAGCGGTCTGCATGCTGATGCATGGCTTCCTTGGCTCACCGCCGCTCCGTGTCTCACCGTCGACTGACAGAACCGTGGACGTCTCCAGCCCTTTGGCACGGCGCACGCGTGCCGTTGTTTGACTCGCCGCATCACCCTTGCAGACGACAGCAACGAGTCGCGACGATGGGACAATGACACGGGCACCGCGTGAGATGTCTCTTTGTCGACGCCTGACATGACAACTGAGCAACGAGAAAGACGAGTCTTGCAGACTGCTTTGTCTGCTCGGGCCTGCTACGCAGGAGTACATACAGTAGTAGCCTTTATTAGTACAAACTATCTCACAAAGCCATTTGACGGTACACTGACTCGGCCTTGTCCATGTTGTTCAACGCACGAGGCCCGTAGAGTCATTCCTTCATCAAACAATGTGAAGGCGAATCGCCGTCCCGTCCTGG is a window of Purpureocillium takamizusanense chromosome 10, complete sequence DNA encoding:
- the ERG3_2 gene encoding Delta(7)-sterol 5(6)-desaturase (EggNog:ENOG503NVB3~TransMembrane:5 (o68-95i116-133o153-172i192-212o224-243i)~COG:I), producing MDVALELLDPLVFDKAYAWALPRPSAAGATPGHAHNGSYPDASSSLLGSATAAPNASLWPRDNIYRQIISIIIITQLGATSLYLFFSALSYYFIFDRRLEYHPRFLKNQVRQEIKSSLTAVPFITILTLPWFLAEVRGKSLLYADVSEYGYTWMLVSTVLYMAFNDIGIYWIHRLEHHPSIYKYIHKPHHKWIVPTPWAALAFHPLDGYVQSMPYHIFPFICPIQRYLYLVLFVGVQIWTILIHDGDMITGHWTEKFINSPAHHTLHHIYFTVNYGQYFTWADSYFGSHRAPDPALDPLHDALKVMRAKGLVDEQGNPIKKPKDE